The segment ATGGCCGCAGGGATATGCCATCATTACTCGAGCGACGCCTGATTCGTTAGAATTGTCCCTGGAAAAACCCACCCATGGTTTACCGACAAACCAATCATTGCCTGCCAGTACAGTTCACTCCCATTCAATAGTGGCAGGAGGTTTATCTGAAATGTCATAACTAACACGGGCGATACCATCGATTTCGTTAATAATTCGACGGGACACCAGATCAAGAAAATCGTAAGGCAGATGTGCCCAACGTGCTGTCATGAAATCGATGGTTTCTACAGCTCTGAGAGCAACAACATACTGATATCGACGGTTATCACCGACTACGCCTACAGATTTGACTGGTAAAAAGACCGTGAATGCCTGTGATACCTTGTCATAGAGGTCATGGTTATAAAGTTCTTCGATAAATATATAGTCTGCCCGGCGCAGAAGTTCTGCAAATTCCTTTTTTACTTCTCCGAGTATACGCACACCCAGTCCGGGACCGGGGAATGGATGCCGAAAGACCATCTCGGTGGGCAAACCCAGCTCGACACCCAGTTTACGTACTTCGTCCTTGAACAGCTCTCTTAGTGGTTCGAGCAATTCAAGGTTCATATCATCCGGCAGGCCGCCGACATTATGATGTGACTTGATTACTTTGGCCTTTCCCGTTTTTGAACCTGCAGACTCAATAACATCGGGGTAGATTGTCCCCTGGGCAAGCCACTTAACATTCCTTAACTTACTGGCTTCTTCATCAAACACCTCAATAAAGGTGTGACCGATGATTTTTCGCTTTTTTTCCGGGTCGGCTTCACCTGCCAGGCCACTCAGAAACCGCTCCTCGGCATCAACACGAATCACCCGCACACCCATATGCTCGGCAAAAGTGGCTATCACCTGATCACCTTCATTTAGGCGTAGTAGTCCGTTATCGACAAAAACGCAGGTCAGCCTGTCGCCTATAGCCTTGTGTAATAGGGCGGCAACTACTGAGGAATCAACACCACCAGAAAGACCAAGCAGAACTTCATCATCACCAACCTGGCGACGTATGTTTTCGATGCTGTCCTGTACAATATTCGCCGGGTTCCATAATGCCTCGCAGCCACAGATATCGTGCACAAAACGGGCAAGTATACGACTACCCTGTTGAGTATGAGTCACTTCAGGATGGAATTGCACACCATAGTAATGACGTGATTCATCTGCCATCCCTGCCAGCGGAGCACTATCCGTAGTAGCAATGACTGAAAACCCTGGGGGTAGTCTGGAAACCCGATCACCATGACTCATCCAGACATCCAGCAAACCATAGCCTTCTTCCGAAGTATGATCTTCAATATCTTTGAGTAGCTGAGAGTGACCACGCGCCCGTATCTGGGCATAGCCATATTCATGATGAGATGAGCTTTCCACTTCTCCACCCAGTTGAGCCGCCATGGTCTGCATGCCATAGCAAATACCCAGTACTGGCATGCAGGAATCAAATACCAGTTGACTGATCTTAGGTGTATCGCCTTCAATAACACTCTCCGGCCCACCAGACAAAATATATCCCTTAGCGGCAAACTCTTTTATATGAATCTCATCAACATCGTAGGGAAAAATTTCGCAATAAACACCTGCCTCCCTGACTCGCCTGGCAATTAACTGCGTATATTGAGAACCAAAATCGAGAATAAGAATCCTGTCGGAATGGATATTGTTACTCATGATTCAGGTATATCTGGAAGGCGGCATTATGATGATGGAAGTATCAGGAACGGTAGTTGGGTGCTTCTTTGGTAATGGTGACGTCATGCACATGGCTTTCAGCCACACCTGCACCCGTTATGCGAACAAATTCAGGTTTTTCTCGCATTTCTTCTATTGTTTTACAGCCGGTATAACCCATGCTGGAGCGTAAACCACCCAGCATTTGATGCACAATGCCCATCATAGCTCCCTTAAAAGGAACTCGACCCTCAATGCCTTCCGGCACAAATTTGTCGACGTTTGCTGTGTTTTCCTGGAAATAACGATCACTGGAACCCTGTTGCATAGCACCCAGCGAACCCATTCCACGATATGATTTGTAGGATCGACCCTGATACAGTTCAATTTCACCCGGAGCTTCTTCCGTACCGGCGAGCATGCTACCCACCATGATGCAGTGAGCACCTGCCGCAATGGCTTTTGCCATATCACCTGAATAGCGAATTCCACCGTCTGCGATCAGCGGCACACCCGACTCTTTAAGTGCATTTGCCACGTTACTCACCGCACTAATCTGCGGCACACCGACGCCAGCTACGATGCGGGTTGTACAGATTGATCCAGGACCAATGCCAACCTTTACACAATCTGCACCAGCAGCCACCAGGTCAAGAGCAGCAGCCGCTGTCGCAATATTTCCACCTATTACATCAATATGTGGGTAGTTCTCTTTCACCCAGGCTACTTTTTCCAGCACGCCTTTCGAATGACCATGAGCTGTATCTACAACAAGTATATCTACCCCGGCCTCTGCCAGTGCAGCAACGCGTTCTTCAGTATCAGCGCCCGTACCGACAGCAGCACCGGTACGCAAACGCCCCTGATCATCCTTACAGGCCAGTGGTTTATCTGTAGCTTTCTGTATATCTTTAACCGTAACCATGCCGCGCAGCTGGAAACTGTCATTTACCACCAGAATTTTCTCAATGCGATGCTTATGCAACAGGGATATAATTTTCTCTTTACTGGCACCCTCTTTAACCGTAACCAGCTTATCTTTTTGTGTCATCATGCTGGATACCGGATCATCCAGATGCGTTTCGAATCGAAGGTCTCTGGCTGTAACGATTCCAACAAGATTAGTTCCATCCACCACAGGCACACCGGAGATTCCGATTTCCTTGGTCAACTTCATCACATCTCGAATGCTTGTAGTAGGATCCACTGTATAAGGATCAGTAATAACGCCGCTTTCGTATTTCTTAACTTTGAGAACCTCTTTTGCCTGCAATTCAGCATTCATGTTCTTGTGGATAATCCCAATTCCACCTTCCTGAGCGATAGCAATTGCCAGGCGCGATTCGGTTACCGTATCCATAGCGGCGGAAACCAGAGGTATATTGAGTTCTATATTACGTGAAAGCCGTGTTTTCAGATTGGTATCACGAGGCAGGATATCGCTGCGTGCTGGCAGCAGCAGGACATCGTCAAAGGTAAGAGCTTGTTCTAGGTTTTGCATTGCAAGATTATATAGATTGACTGTATACGGGTAAACCTGCCAGACAGGGTTATTGAAGAAATTCTGAGAATTAATCAGGAATAAAGGAATATTCACTGGATTTTACTTGACTGGAGACACATTATTGTTGATTATTAGTGTACATAAATATAAATTTTGAACCAATTGAGAGGATTCCTGATTATGAAGAAAATTTTACTTGCAGCCTTTGTCACGTCTGTTTTCGCTGTTAGTGCATGCGCCTCGCCTGGAACTAGTGCCAAAGCTCCTGATGATGGCTGGGCCAAACAGGTCGCTACAGCTAAAGCTGGAATCAAAGCACTTAAGAAAGAGGACGCACTGTGGCGCGATACGCATAAATTCCTTAAAAAGGCACAAAAGGCATACAAGGCTGGTGACAAGAAAAAAGCCAATAAGCTAATGAAAAAGGTCAACAGCCAGATAAAATTAGCGGGCCTTCAGCATGAGAGTCAGAAAAATGCCACGGTTCACATACCTCAGTAGTAGTGACCTGTAAGTTACTTTAAAATTTTTCAACTAAGCCGGGCAACGCCCGGCTTTTTTGTTCTTCCATTTCACTTTCGCTCCCTGCTGCTATGCATACTGGCAAGACTATCTATACGGTTTCACTGCTGACAAAAGAAGTTAAAAGGCTGCTGGAAGCCAGCTATACTAATATTCAGGTAGAAGGAGAAATATCCGGACTCACCCGACCTGCATCCGGTCACCAGTACTTCAATTTAAAAGATGAGAATGCACAGTTGCGGTGTGTATTTTTCAAAAATAGTGCACGTCTTTCACCTGTTAATCTGGCAAATGGCATGCATGTGATACTCTCGGCCAGAGTGAGCCTTTATGAACAACGCGGTGATTTTCAGCTCATCGTACAGGCCGCAGTTGATGCGGGAGAAGGCCTGCTCAGAAAAAAATTCGAACAATTAAAGGCACGACTTGGCGCAGAAGGATTGTTCGAACTTACAACAAAAAATACTTTGCCGTCCTTACCAAATCGAGTAGGTATCATTACCTCAGCGACTGGCGCAGCAATCCATGACATTATCTCGGTCTTTAAACGACGCTACCCGGCAATACAATTATTGATTTACCCATCCATGGTACAGGGTGAGCTCGCCGCCGAATCTCTGGTGACAGCAATCAACACTGCCAATACTCGCAGAGAGTGTGATGTACTTATTCTTGCTCGTGGAGGTGGGTCCCTGGAAGATCTGTGGCCATTTAATGAAGAAATTGTTGCCAGGGCTATCTACCACTGCAAAATACCGCTGGTTTCTGCAGTCGGCCATGAATCAGATTTCACTATTAGTGATCTTGTTGCAGATATTCGCACTGCCACCCCAACAGCCGCAGCGGAAATGTTATCGCCTGACCTGGAACAATTATCAAAGGTCTATACTAGTCTGCATACAAGACTAACAAATGCATTAAACCGTCACCACGAGGCCGCAAACCAGCAATTTGACCACTTACACTTACGACTAAATGTATTCAAGCAGCAAACCGATCGTGCCGGATACCGCTACAGCATTTTATCAAAGAGATTTTCCAGGCTTTCTGCTCCACTAATAAAAGAACGACAGCATCAACTTATCGCATTGGCTACTCGCATTCATCGACCAGACAGTTCGCTGGGGCAATATTCTCAGCACCGTCTTAATCTTGAACTGCGGCTGGATAGAGCAATAAAAAGCCATATTTCATCTTCATTGTTCTCTTATATTAGTCAGAACAAACGACTATCACATCACCTCCCGGAAAATATTGTGCAACATAAATCTATCTACCATGGTGCTGTCAGTAAGCGCTTATGGGCTAAAATACCAGAGTTGTTGCAGCATAGGCGCAGTCAATTGGAGAGCAAAGTATTTGCATTACAGGCACTAAGCCCATTGCAAACCCTTGCGCGAGGCTTTGCTACATTACAAATACTCGGAGAACAAAAAATTGTGAGTTCAGTAAATCAGGTGAAAGTGGGTGATGAACTGCAGGCAAATCTACAGGATGGCTATATACACTGTAAAATTAATAAGGTTCAAAGAGCTATCTATGACTAAACAAAGCAAGTTCAGACTTTTCGTCTATTCAGTTACAACGCTGCTATTCTACTCAGTATCCGGGTTTTTACCTGTAAGTGCATTCACTGAATCTTCTGTACCCGGCGGAGTAACTATCGTTAACCTGGGATCGGCGTCAGAACCAAGGCCTCAGGCCCGCTTCGGCTCAAAAAAAATCATGGTCATTCAACGGGATGGAAAATGGAAGGGCCTGGTCGGCCTTTCCCTCAAAACACTGCCGGGAGATTACATCGTCAGTTATAAGGCAGGGGAAAAAAGCAGTTCTGATAATGAGATATCCATTAAAGTACAGCCTAAGACGTACCCGGAACAACGAATTAAAATGAAACAGAAAAAATACGTTTCGCCGAACG is part of the bacterium BMS3Abin11 genome and harbors:
- the guaA gene encoding GMP synthase [glutamine-hydrolyzing] yields the protein MSNNIHSDRILILDFGSQYTQLIARRVREAGVYCEIFPYDVDEIHIKEFAAKGYILSGGPESVIEGDTPKISQLVFDSCMPVLGICYGMQTMAAQLGGEVESSSHHEYGYAQIRARGHSQLLKDIEDHTSEEGYGLLDVWMSHGDRVSRLPPGFSVIATTDSAPLAGMADESRHYYGVQFHPEVTHTQQGSRILARFVHDICGCEALWNPANIVQDSIENIRRQVGDDEVLLGLSGGVDSSVVAALLHKAIGDRLTCVFVDNGLLRLNEGDQVIATFAEHMGVRVIRVDAEERFLSGLAGEADPEKKRKIIGHTFIEVFDEEASKLRNVKWLAQGTIYPDVIESAGSKTGKAKVIKSHHNVGGLPDDMNLELLEPLRELFKDEVRKLGVELGLPTEMVFRHPFPGPGLGVRILGEVKKEFAELLRRADYIFIEELYNHDLYDKVSQAFTVFLPVKSVGVVGDNRRYQYVVALRAVETIDFMTARWAHLPYDFLDLVSRRIINEIDGIARVSYDISDKPPATIEWE
- the guaB gene encoding inosine-5'-monophosphate dehydrogenase yields the protein MNIPLFLINSQNFFNNPVWQVYPYTVNLYNLAMQNLEQALTFDDVLLLPARSDILPRDTNLKTRLSRNIELNIPLVSAAMDTVTESRLAIAIAQEGGIGIIHKNMNAELQAKEVLKVKKYESGVITDPYTVDPTTSIRDVMKLTKEIGISGVPVVDGTNLVGIVTARDLRFETHLDDPVSSMMTQKDKLVTVKEGASKEKIISLLHKHRIEKILVVNDSFQLRGMVTVKDIQKATDKPLACKDDQGRLRTGAAVGTGADTEERVAALAEAGVDILVVDTAHGHSKGVLEKVAWVKENYPHIDVIGGNIATAAAALDLVAAGADCVKVGIGPGSICTTRIVAGVGVPQISAVSNVANALKESGVPLIADGGIRYSGDMAKAIAAGAHCIMVGSMLAGTEEAPGEIELYQGRSYKSYRGMGSLGAMQQGSSDRYFQENTANVDKFVPEGIEGRVPFKGAMMGIVHQMLGGLRSSMGYTGCKTIEEMREKPEFVRITGAGVAESHVHDVTITKEAPNYRS
- the xseA gene encoding exodeoxyribonuclease 7 large subunit, whose translation is MHTGKTIYTVSLLTKEVKRLLEASYTNIQVEGEISGLTRPASGHQYFNLKDENAQLRCVFFKNSARLSPVNLANGMHVILSARVSLYEQRGDFQLIVQAAVDAGEGLLRKKFEQLKARLGAEGLFELTTKNTLPSLPNRVGIITSATGAAIHDIISVFKRRYPAIQLLIYPSMVQGELAAESLVTAINTANTRRECDVLILARGGGSLEDLWPFNEEIVARAIYHCKIPLVSAVGHESDFTISDLVADIRTATPTAAAEMLSPDLEQLSKVYTSLHTRLTNALNRHHEAANQQFDHLHLRLNVFKQQTDRAGYRYSILSKRFSRLSAPLIKERQHQLIALATRIHRPDSSLGQYSQHRLNLELRLDRAIKSHISSSLFSYISQNKRLSHHLPENIVQHKSIYHGAVSKRLWAKIPELLQHRRSQLESKVFALQALSPLQTLARGFATLQILGEQKIVSSVNQVKVGDELQANLQDGYIHCKINKVQRAIYD